One genomic window of Pseudomonadota bacterium includes the following:
- a CDS encoding ATP synthase F0 subunit B, with translation MTVGSESWLSWVFKFFNFAVLLAIVVKFAGKPLKNYLVNRHKGVKERIEEGERLFQEAEALKKEYEDRLAKLDEEIDAFKKVVIEETEKEKQKILEEARGLALKIKEQARLTYEQEIREAKGKIKEEIARLTVERAEKLIAERFNRSDNDKMVEEFIEKLRSLN, from the coding sequence GTGACTGTCGGTAGTGAGTCGTGGTTATCCTGGGTATTTAAATTCTTTAACTTTGCTGTACTCTTAGCAATAGTCGTAAAATTTGCTGGAAAACCTTTGAAAAACTATCTTGTGAACAGGCATAAAGGGGTTAAGGAGAGGATCGAAGAGGGAGAGCGGTTGTTTCAAGAGGCAGAGGCACTTAAAAAGGAATACGAGGACAGGCTTGCAAAGCTTGATGAGGAGATAGATGCCTTTAAAAAGGTTGTTATTGAGGAGACTGAAAAGGAAAAACAGAAGATACTGGAAGAGGCGAGGGGGTTAGCCTTAAAGATTAAGGAACAGGCAAGGCTTACCTATGAACAGGAAATAAGAGAAGCCAAAGGCAAGATAAAGGAAGAGATAGCAAGGCTCACAGTTGAGAGGGCAGAGAAGCTTATAGCGGAAAGGTTTAATAGAAGTGACAATGACAAGATGGTCGAGGAGTTTATAGAAAAACTGAGGAGCTTGAATTGA
- a CDS encoding ATP synthase F0 subunit B — protein sequence MIDFNYTLLIQFLNFLILLILLNFLLFKPVLKAINKRKKTIGSLFEKAQGIKEEADKLEKSYEEGAMERRRPILEGKDASLSDAHSTSMHIIEKARAELTEELSKVKGEVDRESRKVFDTLKMEVEKLSTGVAQKILKRSP from the coding sequence ATGATAGATTTCAACTATACACTGCTTATTCAGTTTCTCAATTTTCTTATACTCCTCATACTATTAAATTTTTTACTCTTCAAACCTGTTCTCAAAGCAATAAATAAAAGGAAGAAGACCATAGGCTCCCTCTTTGAGAAGGCACAAGGTATAAAAGAAGAGGCAGATAAATTGGAAAAATCATATGAGGAAGGAGCCATGGAGAGAAGAAGGCCGATACTTGAAGGGAAAGACGCCTCTCTCTCAGATGCCCATAGTACCTCAATGCACATAATTGAAAAGGCAAGAGCGGAACTCACAGAAGAACTTTCAAAGGTAAAGGGCGAAGTGGATAGGGAGAGCAGAAAGGTCTTTGATACGTTGAAGATGGAAGTGGAAAAACTCTCCACAGGGGTTGCACAGAAGATTTTAAAAAGGAGCCCGTAG
- the atpH gene encoding ATP synthase F1 subunit delta: MIRQSIAKRYARGLFAVGEKDGKYRAYLKEIDRVLKVFDGEERLRKAVMLPLLEMGKRKELLADVMRLLGVSLPLVNMLSMLLERNRMGYLPLVRDVYGELVDEKEGRVKGTIWSAYPLDEGMKARIQDVLKEKMKKEVVLRMVEDKTLIGGIKVAVKGTIMDGSVKRQLEVLKENILKE; the protein is encoded by the coding sequence TTGATAAGACAGTCCATTGCAAAAAGGTATGCCAGGGGCTTATTTGCTGTTGGAGAGAAGGATGGTAAGTATAGGGCATACCTGAAAGAGATAGATAGGGTATTAAAGGTTTTTGATGGGGAGGAAAGATTAAGAAAGGCTGTTATGTTACCCCTCCTCGAGATGGGAAAGAGAAAGGAATTGCTTGCTGATGTAATGAGGCTGCTTGGTGTATCCCTTCCCCTCGTAAATATGTTGAGCATGTTACTGGAGAGAAATAGAATGGGTTACCTGCCTCTTGTAAGGGATGTATATGGTGAGCTTGTTGATGAGAAAGAGGGAAGGGTAAAGGGAACAATCTGGTCAGCATACCCGCTGGATGAGGGTATGAAGGCGAGAATACAGGATGTGTTAAAGGAAAAGATGAAAAAGGAAGTGGTTCTAAGGATGGTTGAGGACAAAACACTTATAGGCGGGATAAAGGTGGCTGTCAAAGGTACTATAATGGATGGGAGTGTAAAAAGGCAATTAGAAGTATTGAAGGAAAATATTTTGAAGGAGTAG